Proteins found in one Quercus robur chromosome 2, dhQueRobu3.1, whole genome shotgun sequence genomic segment:
- the LOC126714279 gene encoding probable caffeoyl-CoA O-methyltransferase At4g26220 isoform X9 — MENTKKQGNLANPLILQSELYEYILATSVYPREPEPLKELRKATASQPLAYFGTSPDAGQLIAMFLKIVNAKKTIEIGVFTGYSLLLTALTIPDDGKITAIDVDRTKYEIGLPIIQKAGVEHKINFIESRALPVLDELLQDPKNEGSFDFAFVDADKVNYWNYHERMTKLVKVGGIIIYDNTLWGGYVVLPEEDVPEKKRAGRQSTIEFNNSISSDSRVEISHASVGDGVLICRRIC, encoded by the exons ATGGAGAACACAAAAAAGCAAGGAAACCTGGCAAACCCTTTGATTTTGCAGAGTGAGTTATATGAG TACATATTGGCCACAAGTGTGTACCCACGAGAACCAGAGCCTCTTAAGGAGCTGAGGAAAGCTACTGCATCCCAACCATT GGCATACTTTGGTACATCACCAGATGCAGGTCAGCTAATTGCCATGTTCTTGAAGATAGTGAATGCAAAGAAGACAATTGAAATTGGGGTTTTTACAGGATACTCTCTTCTCCTCACGGCCCTTACAATTCCTGATGATGGCAAG ATTACAGCCATAGATGTTGATCGAACAAAATATGAGATAGGATTGCCAATTATACAAAAAGCGGGGGTTGAGCACAAAATTAACTTTATCGAGTCACGAGCTTTACCCGTTCTTGATGAACTGCTACAAGAT CCAAAGAATGAAGGGAGTTTTGACTTTGCTTTTGTTGATGCTGACAAAGTTAATTATTGGAATTACCATGAGAGAATGACGAAATTGGTTAAGGTTGGAGGGATAATTATCTATGATAACACACTGTGGGGAGGATATGTTGTTTTACCTGAAGAGGATGttccagaaaagaaaagagctgGGAGGCAGTCAACCATTGAGTTTAATAACTCCATTTCTTCTGACTCACGTGTTGAAATATCTCATGCTTCAGTGGGTGATGGCGTTCTGATCTGCAGGCGAATTTGCTAA
- the LOC126714279 gene encoding probable caffeoyl-CoA O-methyltransferase At4g26220 isoform X7 — protein sequence MTRGEKGLEKSVASRSLEMENTKKQGNLANPLILQSELYEYILATSVYPREPEPLKELRKATASQPLAYFGTSPDAGQLIAMFLKIVNAKKTIEIGVFTGYSLLLTALTIPDDGKITAIDVDRTKYEIGLPIIQKAGVEHKINFIESRALPVLDELLQDPKNEGSFDFAFVDADKVNYWNYHERMTKLVKVGGIIIYDNTLWGGYVVLPEEDVPEKKRAGRQSTIEFNNSISSDSRVEISHASVGDGVLICRRIC from the exons ATGGAGAACACAAAAAAGCAAGGAAACCTGGCAAACCCTTTGATTTTGCAGAGTGAGTTATATGAG TACATATTGGCCACAAGTGTGTACCCACGAGAACCAGAGCCTCTTAAGGAGCTGAGGAAAGCTACTGCATCCCAACCATT GGCATACTTTGGTACATCACCAGATGCAGGTCAGCTAATTGCCATGTTCTTGAAGATAGTGAATGCAAAGAAGACAATTGAAATTGGGGTTTTTACAGGATACTCTCTTCTCCTCACGGCCCTTACAATTCCTGATGATGGCAAG ATTACAGCCATAGATGTTGATCGAACAAAATATGAGATAGGATTGCCAATTATACAAAAAGCGGGGGTTGAGCACAAAATTAACTTTATCGAGTCACGAGCTTTACCCGTTCTTGATGAACTGCTACAAGAT CCAAAGAATGAAGGGAGTTTTGACTTTGCTTTTGTTGATGCTGACAAAGTTAATTATTGGAATTACCATGAGAGAATGACGAAATTGGTTAAGGTTGGAGGGATAATTATCTATGATAACACACTGTGGGGAGGATATGTTGTTTTACCTGAAGAGGATGttccagaaaagaaaagagctgGGAGGCAGTCAACCATTGAGTTTAATAACTCCATTTCTTCTGACTCACGTGTTGAAATATCTCATGCTTCAGTGGGTGATGGCGTTCTGATCTGCAGGCGAATTTGCTAA
- the LOC126714279 gene encoding probable caffeoyl-CoA O-methyltransferase At4g26220 isoform X8 yields MENTKKQGNLANPLILQSEELYKYILATSVYPREPEPLKELRKATASQPLAYFGTSPDAGQLIAMFLKIVNAKKTIEIGVFTGYSLLLTALTIPDDGKITAIDVDRTKYEIGLPIIQKAGVEHKINFIESRALPVLDELLQDPKNEGSFDFAFVDADKVNYWNYHERMTKLVKVGGIIIYDNTLWGGYVVLPEEDVPEKKRAGRQSTIEFNNSISSDSRVEISHASVGDGVLICRRIC; encoded by the exons TACATATTGGCCACAAGTGTGTACCCACGAGAACCAGAGCCTCTTAAGGAGCTGAGGAAAGCTACTGCATCCCAACCATT GGCATACTTTGGTACATCACCAGATGCAGGTCAGCTAATTGCCATGTTCTTGAAGATAGTGAATGCAAAGAAGACAATTGAAATTGGGGTTTTTACAGGATACTCTCTTCTCCTCACGGCCCTTACAATTCCTGATGATGGCAAG ATTACAGCCATAGATGTTGATCGAACAAAATATGAGATAGGATTGCCAATTATACAAAAAGCGGGGGTTGAGCACAAAATTAACTTTATCGAGTCACGAGCTTTACCCGTTCTTGATGAACTGCTACAAGAT CCAAAGAATGAAGGGAGTTTTGACTTTGCTTTTGTTGATGCTGACAAAGTTAATTATTGGAATTACCATGAGAGAATGACGAAATTGGTTAAGGTTGGAGGGATAATTATCTATGATAACACACTGTGGGGAGGATATGTTGTTTTACCTGAAGAGGATGttccagaaaagaaaagagctgGGAGGCAGTCAACCATTGAGTTTAATAACTCCATTTCTTCTGACTCACGTGTTGAAATATCTCATGCTTCAGTGGGTGATGGCGTTCTGATCTGCAGGCGAATTTGCTAA
- the LOC126714282 gene encoding caffeoyl-CoA O-methyltransferase-like produces the protein MENTKKQGNLTNPLILQSEELYEYILATSVYPREPEPLKELRKATATQPLAYFGTSPDAGQLIIAMFLKIVNAKKTIEIGVFTGYSLSSRPLQFLMMAGMQTIHDQ, from the exons ATGGAGAACACAAAAAAGCAAGGAAATCTGACAAACCCTTTAATTTTGCAGAGTGAGGAGTTATATGAG TACATTCTGGCCACTAGTGTGTACCCACGAGAACCAGAGCCTCTTAAGGAGCTGAGGAAAGCTACTGCAACCCAACCATT GGCATACTTTGGTACATCACCAGATGCAGGTCAGCTAATTATTGCTATGTTCTTGAAGATAGTGAATGCAAAGAAGACAATTGAAATTGGGGTCTTTACAGGATACTCTCTCTCCTCAAGGCCCTTACAATTCCTGATGATGGCAGGCATGCAAACCATTCATGATCAGTAG